The genomic stretch CCACCCCGGAGCTCCAGCTCAAGGAGCGGCGGTGGCTACCCGTGCTGGCCCCGCGCCTGCCGCTCCCGGTGCCGACCCCTGTGCGGTTCGGCGAACCGTCCGAGCGCTTCCCCAAGCACTGGACCGTGATGACGTGGGTTCCCGGCGAGCCGCTGGACCACGGCTCGATCAGCCGCGGCGCCCACGCGGCCGACACGCTGGCGGGCTTCCTCCAGGCGCTCCATGTGGAGGCGCCCGCCGAGGCGCCGATCGCTAAGGACCGCGGTGCCCACCCCAGGAACTGCACGGACGGCTTCGAGAACTTCTTCCAGGCCGTTGCCCCCGACGACATTGCTGCCGACGTCCGGGACGTCTGGGACGACGCCGTTGCGGCCCAGGCGTGGGAGGGCCCGCCGGTGTGGGTGCACGGCGACCTCCATCCCGCGAACGTCGTCGTCTCGGACGGAACGCTCTCGGGCATCATCGACTTCGGTGACATGTTCGCCGGCGATCCGGCGTGGGACCTTGCCGCTGCATGGGTGCTGCTACCCGCGGGCACGGCCTCACGGTTCTTCGACATGTACGGGCACGCGGACGAGGCGGCAATCCGGCGCGCCCGCGGGCTGGCCGCGATGAAGAGCCTCTTCCTGATGCTCATGGGGCAGAACGGAGATCGGGGCCTTCCCGGCGGCAAGCCGAACTGGGGACCTGCAGGCCGGGCGGCACTTGATCGTGTCCTGAAGGGCGTTTGATGCACACTTCTTCGACTTGTTCTCGATCTTGGTTGAGGGCCATGCGGCAGCCCACCTTCGTGGGGTTCATCGATCACCGCGCGTGGTGGGGATGCCAAGGTCCACGGCCGTATGCTGCCCGTGGCCCCGATCGAGCTGGCGGAGCCTCTCCTCGGCGCCAGCCAGGCTGACCGTCGAGCCCGATCCAGTGGTGCCCATCGCCGGAGAGGAGCACGATCGGCGACGGCATCTCCCACTCCTCGATCAAGTACGGGGTGTCAAGCAGCGAGGTCATGCGTTCGTGCCGACCAATACCCATCAAGTCGGTGAATGGGATGTGGTCTTCGCTCCACGA from Nonomuraea polychroma encodes the following:
- a CDS encoding aminoglycoside phosphotransferase family protein, with amino-acid sequence MTDTEIEITADLVRDLLQEQHPDLAGLAIREVVGGWGNQMWRLGDELAVRMQRMDPTPELQLKERRWLPVLAPRLPLPVPTPVRFGEPSERFPKHWTVMTWVPGEPLDHGSISRGAHAADTLAGFLQALHVEAPAEAPIAKDRGAHPRNCTDGFENFFQAVAPDDIAADVRDVWDDAVAAQAWEGPPVWVHGDLHPANVVVSDGTLSGIIDFGDMFAGDPAWDLAAAWVLLPAGTASRFFDMYGHADEAAIRRARGLAAMKSLFLMLMGQNGDRGLPGGKPNWGPAGRAALDRVLKGV
- a CDS encoding SMI1/KNR4 family protein produces the protein MARFEDVKATFWGDGGYGVQLPVTEKAITEAERELGVTLPSALLDLLRVQNGGRVAAEWNAFATSQPTSWSEDHIPFTDLMGIGRHERMTSLLDTPYLIEEWEMPSPIVLLSGDGHHWIGLDGQPGWRRGEAPPARSGPRAAYGRGPWHPHHAR